Within the Marinobacter qingdaonensis genome, the region GTCGCTGAGCACCAGCATGGCGGTGCCGACGATGGCGGCGATCAGTGACAGGACGGTCAGCAGGCCCGGTTTCTCGCCCAGCAGTGGCGCGGCGAGCAGGGCGACGAACACCGGCGGCAGGCACAGGGCAATCAGGGTGGCGATGCCGGCGCCGGTCAGGTCCACGGCCAGCAGATAGCTGCCCTGGTAGAGCGCCTGGAACAGGCCGAGCGCGGCCAGGGGCACCAGGGCCTTGCGGCTCAGGTGGCGCAGCGAGCTGCCAGGTACCGGCTGGCCGGGATTGGCCCGTTGCAGACGGCGTTGCTCCCGCCGCATCAGCAGCCAGAAGAACGGCAGGGCGACCACCAGGCGCAGGAAGCCCAGGGTAATGGCTTCCAGTTCCGTGCCGGTGAACAGGAATTTGGCAACAATGCCCGTGGTCGCCCACAGCATGGCCGCCAAGGCGATCAGCAGTGCACCTCGAATCATTCAATAACCAACACAATCAGCTGTTTGGGGCCGCGAACGACATCAGCCAGGGATTGCTCAATGTCGGCGGTTTTGGATCGCCCGGAGACTAGCAGGGCATGGGGGGGCACGCCAGTGTTCCGGCTCGGCCCCATCCGTTTCGAGGGCAATGGTGTAAATCTGGCAGGCCCGACTGGTGTTATTTCGCCGGTGAGGGTGGGCGTTGGGTCGGAGGTGGGCGCTTTACTGGCAGGGGAGGTAACACCGGCAGTGGTTTGAGCCACTGCCGGAGGCTACGCTTACTTCACGGTCAGGCGGTCGGCGTTCTTCTCGACGGTGCGAGCGCCAATGCCTTTTACCTGGGCCAGATCGGCCGGGGCCTGGAAGGGACCGTTGGCTTCGCGGTAGGCGACAATGGCTTCGGCCTTGCTCTGGCCAACGCCGGTCAGTTCCGCCAGGGTGGCCACATCCGCGGTGTTGATGTTGATGGCGACCGGTTCGGCGTGAGCAAAGCCGGTGAACAGGCTGATCAACAGAACGAGGGTGGCAATAAAGGGAGTGCGTTTCATGAGGGTGAGTTCCTGATGCTGAGTTATCGTCGTTTTTGTGGTGTCGGGACGCAACCAGCTGGAACGAGTGCACGGACAGGATCACGCTCCTTGTGACCCCGGTCTCCGTGGCTGACCCCTGCCTGATCCTTCAGGCCATGCACTCATCCTAAGCGCGTCTTCCTTGCAGTCATCCTTGTACGCCCAATTCCTTCGGGCAACTCCAATCCCTGGAGTGTCGTCCTTGCGCCAACGATCCATGCTGGCCTGTCATCCCTGACAACTCTCATTCTAGTCGGCACCCGTCGGCGCAACACCGGAGATTCGCGCCATCGTGTGTGCGACATTTCCTACGCCGCTGTGAGTGGTGATCGGGCGCTAAAACTGAATTTAAATTCAATACTTGCGCGGGGTTTGGCGTCGAATTCTGGCGCACCAGGACAGGGCGGGCGACCCCGATCGGGGCGCCTGAACAAGTATCTATTTTGAATGTAATTTAACCAGGTCTTCGGCAGCGGGAAATGGTAGATCTATGAAATAAAAAGATTTATGGATTTCGCGTCGGGCCCAGTGCACTAAGCCGGGGCGAACGTGCACCAGCTGTCCATGTTTTGGTGCATTGAAATGGGGCGCTGGGTGGGGCAGTGCGCTCCCTTTGGTTGGTCAAGTTGTTGAAATGGCGGGAAATGCCGGGGAGCTGGAACGGCTGATGCACAGCAGAGGTGCGTTTAAGACGATCTGCACAACATCTCCGATAATGAAAAGGATGACGAAATGAGCATCAAGAAACACGTGAAGCTGGGCCTCTCTGCACTCGCCCTGTCCATCTCCTTTAACTCCGTTGCCGCCGAAGACCCGATCAAGGTCGGTATCCTGCACTCCCTGTCCGGCACCATGGCGATCAGTGAATCCACCCTGAAAGACACCATGCTGATGCTGATCGAAAAGCAGAACGAAGCCGGCGGTGTATTGGGCCGTCAGCTTGAGCCGGTGGTGGTCGACCCCGCTTCCAACTGGCCGCTGTTTGCCGAGAAGGCCCGCGAACTGCTGGCGAAAGAAGAAGTGGACGTGATCTTCGGCAACTGGACCTCCGTGTCCCGTAAGTCCGTACTGCCGGTGGTGGAAGAATTGAACGGCCTGTTGTTCTACCCGGTCCAGTACGAAGGTGAAGAATCCTCCGAGAACGTGTTCTACACCGGCGCCGCGCCCAACCAGCAGGCGATCCCGGCGGTGGACTACCTGATGAACGACATCGGCGTTGAGCGCTGGGTCCTGGCCGGCACCGACTACGTCTACCCGCGCACCACCAACAAGATCCTCGAGACCTACCTCAAGGACAAGGGCGTGGCCGCTGACGACATCATGATCAACTACACCCCGTTTGGTCACTCCAACTGGCAGGCCATCGTCTCCGACATCAAGAAGTTCGGCAGCGCCGGCAAGAAGACCGCCGTGGTCTCCACCATCAACGGCGACGCCAACGTGCCGTTCTACCGCGAGCTGGGTAACCAGGGCATCGACGCCGCCGACATCCCGGTCGTTGCCTTCTCCGTGGGTGAGCAGGAGCTGTCCGGCATCGACACCGGCCCGCTGGTCGGCCACCTCGCGGCCTGGAACTACTTCATGAGCGTGGACACTGACGCCAACTACGACTTCATCGATGCCTGGGTTGAGTACACCGGCAACGAAGACGCCGTCACCAACGACCCGATGGAAGCCCACTACATCGGCTTCAACATGTACATCGAAGCGGTCAAGAAAGCCGGTACTGCCGACGTGGACGCGGTGAAAGACGCCATCATCGGCGTGAGCGTACCGAACCTGACCGGCGGCTACGCCACCATGATGCCGAACCACCACATCACCAAGCCGGTGCTGATTGGCGAGATCCAGGACAACGGCCAGTTCTCCGTGGTCTGGGAAACCCCGTCCACCGTCGCGGGCGATGCCTGGTCTGACTTCCTGCCGGGTTCCAAGGACCTGATCAGTGACTGGCGCAAGCCGCTGTTCTGCGGCAACTTCAACGTGGTTACCGGCACCTGTGGCGGTAAAGCCGACGTTGCGGCCAACTGATCGCTGAGCGTTCAGCACT harbors:
- the urtA gene encoding urea ABC transporter substrate-binding protein; amino-acid sequence: MSIKKHVKLGLSALALSISFNSVAAEDPIKVGILHSLSGTMAISESTLKDTMLMLIEKQNEAGGVLGRQLEPVVVDPASNWPLFAEKARELLAKEEVDVIFGNWTSVSRKSVLPVVEELNGLLFYPVQYEGEESSENVFYTGAAPNQQAIPAVDYLMNDIGVERWVLAGTDYVYPRTTNKILETYLKDKGVAADDIMINYTPFGHSNWQAIVSDIKKFGSAGKKTAVVSTINGDANVPFYRELGNQGIDAADIPVVAFSVGEQELSGIDTGPLVGHLAAWNYFMSVDTDANYDFIDAWVEYTGNEDAVTNDPMEAHYIGFNMYIEAVKKAGTADVDAVKDAIIGVSVPNLTGGYATMMPNHHITKPVLIGEIQDNGQFSVVWETPSTVAGDAWSDFLPGSKDLISDWRKPLFCGNFNVVTGTCGGKADVAAN
- a CDS encoding ComEA family DNA-binding protein, with the translated sequence MKRTPFIATLVLLISLFTGFAHAEPVAININTADVATLAELTGVGQSKAEAIVAYREANGPFQAPADLAQVKGIGARTVEKNADRLTVK